One Glycine max cultivar Williams 82 chromosome 4, Glycine_max_v4.0, whole genome shotgun sequence DNA segment encodes these proteins:
- the LOC100809319 gene encoding 3beta-hydroxysteroid-dehydrogenase/decarboxylase-like, with product MTHVTPFSSNASRSTPQTLITPSSLPFPRSPPPPSAPPTPSSAPPSMSSAAPSTTSPPPTSGSLTATSTAGSAVPPCASAANSPPQESSTARSTSLVAASLAFVDARREKRRHLVEMLIRHKEYYIRIVDLEVNIVLELAEQLGLLGQALHSGRAQYVSLDFCNKAQVLKALEGVEVVFHMAAPNSSINNYQLHHSINVQGAHNVIDACMVLNVKHLIYTSCLVYPSFPSIFFDDVHGIHNGNETMPYVHSPNDHYSATKAEGEALVIKANGTNGLLTCYIRLSSIFGPGDRLSMSSLVAAARKGESKRGVSYSEIEGAEDIGFSSSFEPAKLYKLKHLSKVEEFCAYLSNA from the exons ATGACTCACGTGACTCCTTTCTCCTCCAATGCTTCACGCTCCACCCCACAAACCCTAATAACACCCTCCTCGCTCCCCTTCCCTCGATCCCCTCCCCCGCCGTCGGCTCCGCCTACGCCATCCTCGGCCCCACCATCTATGTCCTCGGCGGCTCCATCCACGACCTCCCCTCCCCCAACATCTGGCTCATTGACTGCCACTTCAACCGCTGGCTCCGCAGTCCCTCCATGTGCGTCAGCTGCGAATTCGCCACCGCAGGAGTCCTCCACGGCAAGATCTACGTCCTTGGTGGCTGCATCGCTGGCATTTG TGGATGCACGTCGTGAGAAGAGGAGGCATTTGGTGGAAATGCTAATTCGTCACAAGGAGTACTACATTCGCATCGTCGATTTGGAAGTCAACATTGTTCTCGAGCTTGCCGAGCAGTTAGGCCTTCTCGGCCAGGCCTTGCACTCTGGCCGAGCCCAATATGTCTCCCTGGATTTTTGCAACAAGGCCCAAGTTCTAAAAG CGTTGGAGGGAGTTGAGGTGGTGTTCCACATGGCTGCTCCAAACTCTTCCATTAACAACTACCAGCTTCATCATTCCATCAATGTGCAAG GGGCGCATAATGTCATCGATGCTTGCATGGTGttgaatgtgaagcatctcattTACACTAGCTGTCTCGTTTACCCTAGCTTTCCCAGCATCTTCTTCGATGATGTTCATGGAATTCATAATGGAAATGAAACAATGCCTTATGTGCATTCA CCTAATGATCATTATTCAGCAACGAAAGCCGAGGGTGAGGCATTGGTTATTAAAGCTAATGGGACTAATGGGCTCCTAACGTGCTACATACGCCTTAGCAGCATTTTTGGGCCTGGTGATAGGTTGTCGATGTCTTCACTAGTTGCTGCTGCCAGAAAAGGGGAATCTAAG CGTGGTGTTTCCTACAGCGAAATCGAAGGGGCTGAGGACATCGGCTTTTCTTCGAGTTTTGAA CCTGCAAAACTATACAAGCTAAAGCACCTCTCAAAAGTGGAAGAATTTTGTGCATATCTGTCAAATGCTTAG